ACCGCGCCGCACCACCATACGTGACCCCAGCGTTGCCCCCAGTGCTTGTCCCACCAGCATAATGGCACCCAAGATCCAAATGACCTGCCCGCCTAAAGCAAAAAAAAGCAGTGAAGCAATGTTGGTGGAAAAATTCAGTAACTTGGCGTGGGCGGTTGCTTTGGCTAAGCCAAATCCAGCCAAGGTAACAAAGGCTAAAGCAAAAAAACTGCCTGTTCCCGGGCCGAAAAAGCCATCATAAAAACCTATTCCTAATGCTGCTGTAAACGAAAACACAGCAGGAGTCAGTAAACGATGCCGATCATCATCGGTCACCTTAGGTGAAAACAAAAAATAAGCGCCAATGGCCAGAATTAAAAACGGCAGCAATACATCCAAAATCCCCGCATCAATCTGCTGCACAGCAATCGTACCTAGCGCAGAACCAGCAAAAGCGCAGGCCAACGGTAATTTCAGCTCAGATAGCCGCACAAAGCCCTTACGCACAAAATACAAACTGGCAAAAAAACTCCCGCCACAGGCCTGCAGCTTATTGGTTGCCAATGCCGCGGTCGGCGGTACGCCGGCCCACATCAGTGCCGGAATAGTTAACAAGCCACCGCCGCCTGCAATCGCATCAATAAACCCTGCCACGATCGCGGTTGCAAAAAGCAGAGTAACAATCTGTAAGGTCAGTTCAAATTCCATCATTTTTCTTACGTTAGCCGTCAATAATCGGCTATTAGAGTAGATTGCCAACCAAATGACAATAAAGAAATTTTTGCCAAAATATACCTGCTTCCAGCTCTATCTCATCAAACTAACCACCAGCAAGTAAAGCCAGGATAATGCACGCATTCTATATGGACCTGATAGGCGCTTTTTAACCGGTTCGAGCTTTACCACGAGCTAATTGCTGCAAAGCCTGCCACACCTGCTCACCGGCGGGGTGGAGCCGGGCTTGGTAACGATAGGCATAATAGGCGATGGGTAGTCGTAGATGTGATGCTCCGATAATGGCTACCTGCCCACGTTTTAGCTCTTCCTTAATGGCATAATCTGGCAACCAAGCCACTCCAGCCCCTTGTAATACTAACTTTTTGAGTAAGTCCGTCATGGATGAGACAAAAACAGCGTGTAAGTTAACCTGCGCCCGAACCGCCTCGACTTGTCGGCCCATATAAGAGCCCGGGCTATATGCCAGCCAAGGTACAGGATCATCGCCCTGTAGCTGAAATTGTGGTCGTCCATGGGCATCACATACACACACTGGCGACAATTCCGCTTGGCCAATACACAAAGATTGATAAGGTGGCAAACGCAACAGTGCATCATCAAATGCCAGTAAGAGATCACAACCGCCTTCACGCAGCTCTTCTATCGCATCATCCACATCAATCGCTTCCATGCTTAATAAAGGATGATTTCTCCCCACCGGTAACGCGCTCTGAATCGCTAACACCAAACTACTGGCCAATGAATGCGCCGCCGCAACACGAACGACATTACCGCCTAATTTGGAGAGATCTGATAACTGACTGATCCCATCCATCATCTGATTTATCAAAGTTCGCGCCGTGATCCGAAACAAACGTCCGCTTGGCGTTAAGGCGACGGGGGTTTGACTTCGGTCGATTAACTCAGCACCAACCATATGCTCTAAAGCTCTAATTCGGCGACTAAATGCCGGTTGAGTCACATTACGCCGTTCCGCGGCTAAGGAAAAATTTCGCACTTCGGCCAATAGCAGAAAATCTTCCAGCCATTTACTTTCAAGATTCATAGTCAATGCAAAGAAAAACATCAGCATATCACTGGTATTTGTATCGTCTCAGCCAGTTCAAGAGACTCAGTTCACATTTTTATGCTTTACCTATACCGATTTGGCATCACCCCTTCAGCAACGGCATTTCTCAATATGCACCCATCCGCCTAGAGTGAACACAAATAAAAAATAGCTTTAGGAACAATAATATGACAAAGAAACTCGGCATCCTTGGCGGGATGGGCCCCCTTGCTACTGTGGAGTTTATGCAGCAGATTATTGCTCGTACGCCGGCACATAATGACCAGCAGCATATCCCTATGCTGGTCAGTAATAATCCCCAGATCCCTGATCGGACTGCATTTCTAATCAGTAACGGCGAAGATCCATACCCGGCACTGCAACAAGGAATGAAAGCGTTAGAACAAGCTGGGGCAGATTGCATTGTCATCCCCTGTAACACCGCCCACTACTGGTACCCGCGTTTGAGTCGACAATGCAAGGTGCACATGATCAGTATTATTGACAGTGTGGTACAAGAAGCCGTGAATCGAGGCTATCAGCGTGTTGGCATCATGGCGACAACGGCAACAATGCAAGCGCAGATGTATAAAACAAAATTGGCTCAACAACAGATTGGTGTTATTGAGCCAACCCATGAGCAACAAGCCGATGTGATGGAAGGTATTTATGCCGTTAAAGCTGGTCATGTCGCGCACGGGAAACGCCTGCTATTACCTGTGTTTGACTCTTTGTTGGCCCAAGGAGCACAAGCTGTCATTCTCGGCTGTACCGAGATCCCGGTAGCATTAGCAGAACAAGCCGAACACCGACCCAAGTTGTGTTTAGATTCTCTTGTTATTCTTGCCGAACAATGTATTCAATGGGCCACTGCTGATGCCGTTGAACTGGTCGCATAATAAACTCATGTACTGACACAGTCCGCCAAACCATCAATACGCTTGTGTCAGTGCTGTGCTGTGATGTGATGTATCCAGTTCAAACCTGATCGTGCGCGGTTTCCAAAGCAGATATGTTCATTTGTCATCAGCAAGTAAGCCTGCGTTCCACACAGTGAAGCAGGCCCACAGCACCGCGAGATAACCCATTAAGTTGCGTTTGACCCCAAATGATTTATTTCATTTGTTCCATCACTGCTATCTAAGCCAAACTGCTCACTGTAAGGCACCCCAGCTTCAGGCTGGAATTCAAAATTCAATACCTTGGCACAAGTTTGATACAAGGTCTCCCCTAACCAAGCCGGATCAAATGCCGCCAAAGCCGCAGCCATTGCCTCAGGATTTTTATCACCACTGATATGGGCCGGGGTCAGTACATCAATAAAACTGGCCACTAAACCATACAAATCTTTCAGCTCATCGCTCTCTTCCTGCCAAATTAAGGGATCGGCATATTGGCTGGCGTAATGGGCCGCAGCAATATCTAACCCAACGCCAAAATTCACCAAATAAGCACGCTTGGGGCTGCAAACAATATTTTTCGGGCAGATAGCCCCGTGAAAAATATCCAGTTGATGCAGGTAATACAGGGCGTTAAGTAGCTGAGTAAACCAACTGGCTAATTGCGCAGGTGAAAACTCGCTCACGACATCCAATGCATCCCCATCTTCCCACGCGCGGACAATAAATAAGCTATCTCCGTCAGACAATTGCCCAAACGCTAATACTTTTTCGATATTGGGGTGAAATACTTTAGACAACGAGCGATACAGCGCACTTAACCTAGGCCAGCTATTATCCACTTGATGATAAATCCCAACCCCAACAGGATAGCGTCCCTGCAGATGTTGCCCCTGCCATAACTGGCTATCTGGCGTTGCCGCAATAAAGCGGGTCAAACGGTAATGATTATCCAGCACGGCGCCGGTTTCTATGGTGACAGTGGATGTTTGTGGATCACAGATCCCCAGCTCAATCAGCGCGCTTAAATCACAGCGCAAAGCATCTAAATCGACTGTTCCGCCCCGGGCAGCCAACTGATACCACTGGTAAATCCGTGGCTGACCCGTTTGCTCAGCCAGCGCGCAGAAACGCTCTGCATAAGCCTGAATATCCTCATCCACAGTGACATTGTTACGGATATCGATATATTCCACATCCGCGCCATCAGAGATAAAGACACAATTTTCCGCCCAACCACCCACGGTATAACCGCGCCGCTGAATTTGCTGCAAGCCGGTGACAGAGCGGCGCAATATTTCCAGCAATTGATAAGTTGTCAGCTCATCAGTTTCGAGCACATTTAAAGGCACCCCCCGAGGCATGCGAATTGGCAGCACCAATTGCTCTCCATCTTGAATAAGCGGCGCACAATAAGGCACACCGCAACAGCCAGATAATGCCTGCAGCCGCTGGAACTCCTCGCGCAGTTGTTGCTCATGCCGCTCAGCTTCTGCCGCATCATCAAATTGGACCGGCAACAAAATTTTCAATAGCCAAGGGGCACTCCAGCCTCCGGGGTTATATTCTGCTTGCCAGATTTCTAAGCCATTTTGCAAAAACAAACATTTAAGCTTAATAAAGTCCTGGATGCGATTATTGCGACTTTCCACCACCGCCACTTGGCCTATGGTATCCAGCACCATTTCCCTTTGCCGTTCAGTCACCTGATGCGCCTTAGGCGCAGTCAGCGCCCACTCGCCAGTCAGCGCCGCGATAATCTGCCGGGGGGTATAGATACTTAAAGCGCCATCATCTTTTTCCAGCTCAATTTCTTCGCCTTTGCGGCCGGTCACAAACACCATACCTTGGCACCAAGGAGCATATACCCCAACCGGAATTTTATGTTTGAGCTTGCCCGCCAATACCCGGGCAACATAATTGGCTTTAGACAGACTGTTATCCACATCTCGACCATCGAGGGACCAAGCATGCATGCCCGCATTTAGCCTGCCGATATACCCTTTCACATCGACCACATATACTCCCCACTGGCCAACGACTAATGCATCTACCTCCATTGCCTGACCGCTCTTGGTGGGGATCTCCACATTGGTCAGCAGCAGATAGTCTTGCGGTAGTTCATCGGCCAGCAAACTGAACGCCCAGCGCTCGGCATCATTGACTGGTGTACCAAAACTGATGTGTTTTGCCATAGTTAACTCCCTGTAATAATTGGCTTAGTTTATGCCCAAGCGCGGAAGTTAAATAGCGGTTTAATTGTGATATGAAAGGCAAATTTAATGATTTTCTACACTGTTTATCCAAACTTTTTGCGCAATCACCCGCGGCATTATCGGCTAAATTCACTCGGTATCATTTCCCGCCACAGCTATGGGATACAGCCATTAAGCACAGCGCTAGAAGCAAACATGCAATACGAAAACAACGCAAAACGGGCGAGAAAAGGGCAAAGCGCACAAAGATATCTGTGCTGAGGTGTGGTGTGGTGTGGTGTGGTGTGGTGTGACAACAAAATAACGGCAAAAAGCAGATAATAAAAAACAGGCCAATTGGCCTGTTTTGCATTTCCCCATATCAGCTATGTTTCTATCTCTGATACAGGGAAAGCTTTAGTCATATTGGTTACACACGGCTATTAGTGATATAGCCCGTGCTGGTAGGCATAAGAGCCCCACAACGCAATCCCCAATGCCTGCTGTTTCAGCGCATCTGATGCTGGATGTGGTGTCAACTTGCCTGCGTTATCTACGGCAAACCCACTCGGGGCTTTTCCTGGCTGCAGCACAACCAGCTCATTACCCTGCATATAACCGAAGTTTTTGTCATATTGCATCATGGCACGTCCCGGCCAGTTGGCTGGCATACGGGTCAAGTCCCGACCAATCATGGGGTACTTATCAGAAATGCCCATCAATGACAGCATAGTCGGCGCCATATCCAGTTGACTAACGATGCGGGTATCCTGTTTAGGCGTAATATCCTTGCCGATGATCAATCCTGGAATGCGGAAACGTGGTACAGGGATTAAATCAGCCCCCACCACACGACTGTCATGGTCAGCCACAATTAAGAATAAAGTATCGTCCCAGTAGGATGATTTTTTAGCCAGCTTAAAGAACTCACCAATAGCATAATCAGCATATTTAGCCGCATTATTACGGGTATTTTTCGGCTGTTCATACAGCGAAATGCGGTTATCTGGGAATTCGAACGGATCATGGTTACTGGAGCTAAATACCAAGCTGAAAAATGGCTTACCCGCAGCATGCAGCGATTCAAACTCCTGATTAGCCCGGCGCATCAGATCTTCATCAGAGACGCCCCAGGAGCCCTGGAAAACAGGATTGTCGTAGCTGCCTTCATCAACAATATCTTCAAAACCATTGCCAAGGAAGAAGCTGCGCATATTGTCAAAATGGCTTTCACCGCCATAAATAAACTGGGTGTGATAACCGTGCTGTTTAAGTAATCCGGCCAAGGTGAAGAAACCCGTCTGGCTCTTGCCTAGCTTTACAACAGAGCGCGCTGGGGTTGGGGTGAAACCGGTTACCACAGCTTCAATTCCTCGTACAGAGCGGGTACCTGTGGCGTACATTTGGTTGAAATACCAACCTTCCTGTCCCAGTTTATCCAGATTGGGCGTTAATGGCAGGCCACCTAGACTCCCAACAAACTGTGCACCTAGACTTTCCTGTAATAGAATCACCAGGTTTTTAGGTTTGCCATGATAACTGGCAGGATTGAATGTCAGACTAGGGCGCGCTGGATCAATAAAATCATGACGGCCACTTTCACGCTGCATCATGGCAATCATGTCATCTTTTGCCATGGCACCATAAATTTTAGCGGCATCAGCTTCATCTCCCATCTGCTTAATGGCAAACAGCAAAGAATAAGCCGAGTTCAAGGTGAGTGAGTTGACCAAAGGATCGGTGGAAAATGCCACCATCGCTGGATTAAGCGGTCTGTGTTCCAATGATGAGCGGCCACCCAATAAAGTAACCAGCAGGATCACTACCCCGGCCAATATCCGCCAATACCAAGCCAGGCGCATATTATCGCGGCGCACCCAACGACCACTGAGCCACCAAAGTCCTGCAGCAAACAGAGTACCCAATACGACGGTCAGCACCATTTCAAAACGGTGGCTGGCCCACAGCATAGAAAAGACTTCTTTGGGATAGATCAGATACTCAACATACAGTCGGTTCGGACGCAGACCATATTCGGCAATAAATGACGGGGTCGTAATCTCCATCACCGCTAATACCCAAACACCGGCTACCAGCCACAAGCGCACCAACCAATACCAAATGCGGCCAATGATAGGCACTCCACCCAGCATCACAGTACCAAATGCTGCAATACCAAACAGCCAGCACAGGGTGGAAAAATCAACCCGGATCCCTTGCGCGATAACCGGTAGCCAACCATTCACAGCGGTTACCCGGCCAGCCTGCCACAGACACAATCCTAATCGGCTAAGGGTTAACATAACCAATGCCAGCAGACCAAATTTCAGCACAGCATTAAGCTGCCCGAGACGATATTTATTCTCTGTCACAATAAAACTTTTTTAATATTGACGCCATGTCTGCTTTAAGACGACCCAATTGCCTTATTGCTGAAATATAACCCTGACTTTTATTATCTCTGCGGACTGATAGGTTAAGTTCATGCCATCTCGGCAAATGTACTGTGTTATTAGAAGCCCACTGACTATACAGCAGCCTAAGTCAAAGACGGCTAAACCATCTTCAAGCGACTGTTCAAAAGGGAGATATGTTTGAAGGGGAAAACAATTGTTGATGAGAACACATCATCAAATAACAAACTAACAGGCAGTCAAATTAGATCGTTTTGACTGCCTGTTTCTGGGTTCCATCGCTATTTTTCAGGATGGGAACCGAAGAGGAATTAAATCACTGTATTACACGGTGAACTTACGGGTCATCTCTTTAAGGTTATCTACCAGTGTACCCAGTGTTCTACCTGCACTTTCTGCCTGCTGAGAATCATCAGCTAAGCCATCAGAAATATCTTTGATATTAATGATGTTGCGATTGAGTTCTTCTGCCACAGCAGATTGTTCTTCTGTCGCACTGGCAATTTGGGTATTACGATCAGCAATACTTTCAATCGCCTGAGCAATTTCAGTGATATGGCTTTCTGCTGTCTTAGCGCCTTCAACACAAGACGCCATCTGTTCACAACTGTGTACAATCGCAATACCGGCATCTTTGGAGCGAGTTTGCAGTTGAGAAATAATATCATTAATTTCCACAGTGGAATTCTGAGTCCGTTGAGCCAACGTTCTCACCTCATCGGCTACGACTGCAAAACCACGACCATTTTCGCCTGCTCGAGCAGCTTCAATGGCCGCATTCAAAGCCAATAAATTGGTTTGATCTGCAATATTGCGGATCACATCTAATACCAAAGAAATCCCAACACAGTCCTGCTCCAGTTTTTGGATCACTTCTTCAGTATTTTCAAGTTCGGTTGACACTGATTGAATATTGCCCACTGTGGTATGAACGATATCCTTACCTGAAGCACTCAGTTCAGTCGCCTGAATGGTATTATCAGAAGTACTAGCAGTATTAGCCGCCACTTCGTGCAAAGTACACTGCATCTCATTCATGGCTGTCGCCAGCTGATTCAGCTCACGCTTCTGAACATCCATTCCCTCATTTGTTTTGTCAGTAATGGAACTGATCACATCCGCAGAGCTGACCAAATTTTCTGTCGCGGCAATAATATCTGAAACCATGCGATGCAGATTCTGTTTCATCATACGAATCGCATTTGCTACTTCACCAATTTCATCAGCAGCAAATTTATTACTATCAATCGAATCGCATAACTCATCCCGCACCAGTGAACCCTTTAAAATTCCATTAGCGCTCTTGGTAATGATAGAAAGTTTATGACGAATATCTTTTAAAAATCCGTAGCCTACAACAATAGAAATAATAATCGAGATTAATACTGCAAGAATAATAATGATAATGGCATCGTTCAGGTTTTTCGCAGAAGCCTTGGCACCATTATCCGTCCAAACGGCATTAATATTTGATAATTCATCTAAGCGCTTCTGGATTTCATCATAATTATCTCGTTGTTCAATTAATAAAGCTCTTGCCTCACCGAACTTTTTAATATTTACTAAATCAACGAGTTGTAAGTTTTTCTGTTTATAAGCATCCCAATTATCTTCCAGTTCACGAAATACTTCTTTTTCATGATCTGACACTAAAAAGTGTTGATAGCTGGCTAAGTTATCGCCAATTTCTTTCGCTTTTCCCACTAAATCATCGGGAGAGCGTTGGCTTGAGGCTTTTATCGTGGCATTGGTATCTGATGCCAATACATATTGATAACGACGATAATCAGCAATCGCGGTTGTTACATTACTTAAAATCGTCAGACAAGGAACAACGGATTTAGAAAAAAATACGGTGTTTTTGTTTAGTTTTAACATTTGGTTATAACTAAACAAACCAACCGCACCCAATAGGATACAAAGCGTCAAAAAGCTTAACGCCACCTTCATTTTAAGTGTGAGCTGTTTCATTTCAAATTAATTTTATAAACGCTAAATCAGTGGGGGCGAATAAATCATAAAACCAGGATAAGTTTCTTTGATAAGAGTCAAATAGCTTATAGGGATCGATAATATTTAATCGATTTATAATAATATTAACCAATATTAATTAATCAACCATTATTAAATAATATGTTACTCATTTTTATATACATATCTCACTCAATACATCGATGCTTTAAATAATTCTCCAAAGCTATGGAATACGTTAAAATAATCGGATTACAATATCTCAATAAAAACATTATTTATCATAGTCTTGACTGTATACAGACCATATAAAATTTAACTTTCGTAAGATCAAAATAGCAGTCAATTCATTAAACTTATCTAGGGCGTATTAAAGCTTATTTTTAATGACCTATGCCACTAGGCATTATCTTCCCCCGCGGAATAACCGTTTTATTTATCTCATTATTAAAAACAATCAATACCTTAAGCATTTCCTGAATTTGAAACAATATCAATACTATCAAAACATTATTACCATGCAGTAATAATATTGCATTGATGCTGCAAAAACCTTTAACGGCTAATTAATTATTCAATTATTACCCACTGGCAATGACTGACAGTAATCTATTATGAAACATTAAGTTAGCTGTAAAAACGCTTCTTAACTTATAAAAAACCCTTACCAATCACTTTGATAAGGGCTGTTCACTTATCCACACTCAACAATACTCGATGTGCTTCTCACCGTTATTGCATTAATGACAACAATGCTCACCGCACTCGTGATCGTCATCAGCAAACTCATCATCACCATCTTGATGTTGCATCACGCCCCAACCATCAGTCATACCATCATATTCGGAGGCAAAATCATTCAGTGCCACTTCTTTAGCCACAATGGCGTCATATTCAGGCAACATATGCAGGGTAACAATCAGCTCCCACTTTTCCAACTCTTCATTAAAGTTAA
This region of Shewanella sp. NFH-SH190041 genomic DNA includes:
- a CDS encoding aspartate/glutamate racemase family protein, translating into MTKKLGILGGMGPLATVEFMQQIIARTPAHNDQQHIPMLVSNNPQIPDRTAFLISNGEDPYPALQQGMKALEQAGADCIVIPCNTAHYWYPRLSRQCKVHMISIIDSVVQEAVNRGYQRVGIMATTATMQAQMYKTKLAQQQIGVIEPTHEQQADVMEGIYAVKAGHVAHGKRLLLPVFDSLLAQGAQAVILGCTEIPVALAEQAEHRPKLCLDSLVILAEQCIQWATADAVELVA
- a CDS encoding TSUP family transporter; amino-acid sequence: MEFELTLQIVTLLFATAIVAGFIDAIAGGGGLLTIPALMWAGVPPTAALATNKLQACGGSFFASLYFVRKGFVRLSELKLPLACAFAGSALGTIAVQQIDAGILDVLLPFLILAIGAYFLFSPKVTDDDRHRLLTPAVFSFTAALGIGFYDGFFGPGTGSFFALAFVTLAGFGLAKATAHAKLLNFSTNIASLLFFALGGQVIWILGAIMLVGQALGATLGSRMVVRRGSQIIKPLVVTMSLLMSLHLLYSQYHSILGF
- a CDS encoding LysR substrate-binding domain-containing protein, whose product is MNLESKWLEDFLLLAEVRNFSLAAERRNVTQPAFSRRIRALEHMVGAELIDRSQTPVALTPSGRLFRITARTLINQMMDGISQLSDLSKLGGNVVRVAAAHSLASSLVLAIQSALPVGRNHPLLSMEAIDVDDAIEELREGGCDLLLAFDDALLRLPPYQSLCIGQAELSPVCVCDAHGRPQFQLQGDDPVPWLAYSPGSYMGRQVEAVRAQVNLHAVFVSSMTDLLKKLVLQGAGVAWLPDYAIKEELKRGQVAIIGASHLRLPIAYYAYRYQARLHPAGEQVWQALQQLARGKARTG
- a CDS encoding LTA synthase family protein — its product is MTENKYRLGQLNAVLKFGLLALVMLTLSRLGLCLWQAGRVTAVNGWLPVIAQGIRVDFSTLCWLFGIAAFGTVMLGGVPIIGRIWYWLVRLWLVAGVWVLAVMEITTPSFIAEYGLRPNRLYVEYLIYPKEVFSMLWASHRFEMVLTVVLGTLFAAGLWWLSGRWVRRDNMRLAWYWRILAGVVILLVTLLGGRSSLEHRPLNPAMVAFSTDPLVNSLTLNSAYSLLFAIKQMGDEADAAKIYGAMAKDDMIAMMQRESGRHDFIDPARPSLTFNPASYHGKPKNLVILLQESLGAQFVGSLGGLPLTPNLDKLGQEGWYFNQMYATGTRSVRGIEAVVTGFTPTPARSVVKLGKSQTGFFTLAGLLKQHGYHTQFIYGGESHFDNMRSFFLGNGFEDIVDEGSYDNPVFQGSWGVSDEDLMRRANQEFESLHAAGKPFFSLVFSSSNHDPFEFPDNRISLYEQPKNTRNNAAKYADYAIGEFFKLAKKSSYWDDTLFLIVADHDSRVVGADLIPVPRFRIPGLIIGKDITPKQDTRIVSQLDMAPTMLSLMGISDKYPMIGRDLTRMPANWPGRAMMQYDKNFGYMQGNELVVLQPGKAPSGFAVDNAGKLTPHPASDALKQQALGIALWGSYAYQHGLYH
- a CDS encoding NERD domain-containing protein kinase family protein, with product MAKHISFGTPVNDAERWAFSLLADELPQDYLLLTNVEIPTKSGQAMEVDALVVGQWGVYVVDVKGYIGRLNAGMHAWSLDGRDVDNSLSKANYVARVLAGKLKHKIPVGVYAPWCQGMVFVTGRKGEEIELEKDDGALSIYTPRQIIAALTGEWALTAPKAHQVTERQREMVLDTIGQVAVVESRNNRIQDFIKLKCLFLQNGLEIWQAEYNPGGWSAPWLLKILLPVQFDDAAEAERHEQQLREEFQRLQALSGCCGVPYCAPLIQDGEQLVLPIRMPRGVPLNVLETDELTTYQLLEILRRSVTGLQQIQRRGYTVGGWAENCVFISDGADVEYIDIRNNVTVDEDIQAYAERFCALAEQTGQPRIYQWYQLAARGGTVDLDALRCDLSALIELGICDPQTSTVTIETGAVLDNHYRLTRFIAATPDSQLWQGQHLQGRYPVGVGIYHQVDNSWPRLSALYRSLSKVFHPNIEKVLAFGQLSDGDSLFIVRAWEDGDALDVVSEFSPAQLASWFTQLLNALYYLHQLDIFHGAICPKNIVCSPKRAYLVNFGVGLDIAAAHYASQYADPLIWQEESDELKDLYGLVASFIDVLTPAHISGDKNPEAMAAALAAFDPAWLGETLYQTCAKVLNFEFQPEAGVPYSEQFGLDSSDGTNEINHLGSNAT
- a CDS encoding ribonuclease E inhibitor RraB, encoding MQFPDDDNGKMLAAMAESGIDLSKALNVDFFLVFDDKRDAESALEDLAGSDNNGELELNFNEELEKWELIVTLHMLPEYDAIVAKEVALNDFASEYDGMTDGWGVMQHQDGDDEFADDDHECGEHCCH
- a CDS encoding methyl-accepting chemotaxis protein, producing MKQLTLKMKVALSFLTLCILLGAVGLFSYNQMLKLNKNTVFFSKSVVPCLTILSNVTTAIADYRRYQYVLASDTNATIKASSQRSPDDLVGKAKEIGDNLASYQHFLVSDHEKEVFRELEDNWDAYKQKNLQLVDLVNIKKFGEARALLIEQRDNYDEIQKRLDELSNINAVWTDNGAKASAKNLNDAIIIIILAVLISIIISIVVGYGFLKDIRHKLSIITKSANGILKGSLVRDELCDSIDSNKFAADEIGEVANAIRMMKQNLHRMVSDIIAATENLVSSADVISSITDKTNEGMDVQKRELNQLATAMNEMQCTLHEVAANTASTSDNTIQATELSASGKDIVHTTVGNIQSVSTELENTEEVIQKLEQDCVGISLVLDVIRNIADQTNLLALNAAIEAARAGENGRGFAVVADEVRTLAQRTQNSTVEINDIISQLQTRSKDAGIAIVHSCEQMASCVEGAKTAESHITEIAQAIESIADRNTQIASATEEQSAVAEELNRNIINIKDISDGLADDSQQAESAGRTLGTLVDNLKEMTRKFTV